CTCCAGTTAATGAAGCTAACAGAATTATTGACATCCAGCAGAGACAGCTTGAACAGGAGAGAATCAGGCAGCGGCAGGAGAAAATGCAAAGAGAATTTGAGAATACAAAATTTGATAATTCTCAGATACAAATCAATAATGATATTAAAAGCGACAACAGCAATTCTAATAAATTTTTAATTAAAATGATTAATTTAAAAGATGATGATAAACTGTTATCTCAAAGAGAAAAGGATAGAATTACTGGAAAATATATCTATCTTGAACTTAGTTCCAATGACATTAGAAACCTTCTTACAGATCTTACAAATAAACTAATTTCTAAAGGATATACTACATCTACTGTAAACTTTGACAAGAATAATGATTTAACCACTGGGATTTTAAATTTAGAAATTGTTGCCGGCAGAATTGAGGATATAAGGATTAATTCCGGCAATGGGCTTGATAAGTATAAGGAATTTTTTATGTTTTCTAGGAATAAGGGGAAAATCCTTAATATCAGGGACATTGACACGGCGACTGACAACTTTAACTCAATCAATGCCAACAATATGACTATGGAAGTTCTTCCAGGAAGAAAAGAAAACTATTCAAGAATTGAAGTGAAAAACAGATTAAAGAATAAATATACTGTTGGAATTTTAACTAATAATTATGGGGACAGTAAGCAGAATGGAATATGGAGAAGAGGGATTAACCTTAATATTGACAGCCCTCTTGGGATAGGAGATAATTTCTATTTCACATACATGACTGTTCCTAAGAAAAATCCCGACAGAAGCTGGAAAAAGACTATTGAGCAGCTGCAGCCAGGGGAGATTTTGCCAATCGGGCCAACTGGATATAATCCTGCAAATGGGGACAAATTACCATATAAAAGACGGCTTGATATGTTTAATTTTGGATATACGATGAAATTCAGGACTTACACCTTAAAACTTAATTCAAGTAAAAGTATTCAGGAAAGCAGCTTCTATTCGGCAAATACAGTATATGACATGTATTCAGGCAGCCATACGTTGTCTGCCGATCTGGAAAAAATACTGTTCAGGAATCAGAAAAGCAAGGTCAGTCTTGATTTAGGGATTAAAAGAAAGCATAACCAGAGCTATCTTGAAAAGTCGGCACTGTCTGACAGGAAGCTTGCTATAGGTACTTTAAGCCTTAATGCTACAACTTCACTTTTCGGAGGGATTTTTGGAAGCTCTTTCGGATATGAGAGGGGACTTAAAATATTTAATGCTGAAAGGGATAGCGGGAAGATAGAAACTACCCCGAAAGCACAGTTTCATAAATACAGTATGAATCTTAGCTACTACAAGCCCATAACGAATAAATTTGTCTACAGGGCAAATGTTTATGGAAGCTATTCAAATGATGTGCTTTATGGAAGTGAAAGGCAGACAATAGGCGGCGTCGGAAGTGTCGGGGGCTATCATACAAGGGAGTCCATTCAGGGAGATAAGGCTA
The DNA window shown above is from Leptotrichia trevisanii DSM 22070 and carries:
- a CDS encoding ShlB/FhaC/HecB family hemolysin secretion/activation protein, producing MGYKKIVIFCAFLLANLAFTAPVNEANRIIDIQQRQLEQERIRQRQEKMQREFENTKFDNSQIQINNDIKSDNSNSNKFLIKMINLKDDDKLLSQREKDRITGKYIYLELSSNDIRNLLTDLTNKLISKGYTTSTVNFDKNNDLTTGILNLEIVAGRIEDIRINSGNGLDKYKEFFMFSRNKGKILNIRDIDTATDNFNSINANNMTMEVLPGRKENYSRIEVKNRLKNKYTVGILTNNYGDSKQNGIWRRGINLNIDSPLGIGDNFYFTYMTVPKKNPDRSWKKTIEQLQPGEILPIGPTGYNPANGDKLPYKRRLDMFNFGYTMKFRTYTLKLNSSKSIQESSFYSANTVYDMYSGSHTLSADLEKILFRNQKSKVSLDLGIKRKHNQSYLEKSALSDRKLAIGTLSLNATTSLFGGIFGSSFGYERGLKIFNAERDSGKIETTPKAQFHKYSMNLSYYKPITNKFVYRANVYGSYSNDVLYGSERQTIGGVGSVGGYHTRESIQGDKAIEISNEIAYNIPVKKFAVVSPYVNYGYGAAKYNR